From a region of the Bradyrhizobium diazoefficiens genome:
- a CDS encoding methyl-accepting chemotaxis protein: MRFTVKAKLASAFGIIIVLSMTTGALAYLKLTQLAETSDDLVLRAARIDKAGELQNYVLYQGQAERDLILAATDEEMQKIVAEIKKYRSEASRARDEVAASATEAGKRVLDKFSAAYDKMNAGEDAFIREALKNSNFRGGQLWAAEGVGIVRNWNDAADALLADAGRGAASIERSNALVALQTMRLEAARVQRQVALSFSATAMDDLNATMKGLAERLDALKAAISQGSSALSAAGLPPATLVEHGNRLIAVASRTSDVVKEAGNIRASAMLAGEGKANAAQSISTSGEYITYVKKAMAELSAQAAHDSSSAKTLLIGIVVVSLLIAVAAAIWISLNVSRGLGRAVGLAGAVASGDLNRTITVSSNDEIGDLIKSLNAMVEKLRHIVADALTAAQNVSAGSQELSASAEQLSQGATEQASSAEEASSSMEEMAANVKQNAENANQTEQIASQSARDAEASGAAVGRAVAAMQTIAEKITIVQEIARQTDLLALNAAVEAARAGEHGKGFAVVASEVRKLAERSQTAAAEIGTLSADTVKAAQEAGSMLSKLVPDIKKTAELVVEITAACREQDVGSAQINQAIQQLDKVGQQNASASEQVSSTSEELASQAEQLQSTISFFRIDEGAQEKAGATKAGTTMPIDRAVGQLKAKAAAMAEAERGSKKPAKPPVRRPQKVANAGGFAFAMHDGADEHDAEFHR, translated from the coding sequence ATGAGATTTACCGTCAAAGCGAAGCTCGCGAGCGCGTTCGGCATCATCATCGTTCTATCGATGACCACGGGGGCGCTGGCCTACCTCAAGCTCACCCAGCTCGCCGAAACGTCGGACGACCTGGTTCTGCGTGCCGCCCGGATCGACAAGGCCGGCGAGCTTCAGAACTACGTTCTCTATCAGGGGCAGGCCGAGCGCGACCTCATCCTGGCCGCGACCGACGAGGAAATGCAAAAGATCGTCGCCGAAATAAAGAAGTATCGCAGCGAAGCCTCGCGCGCGCGGGACGAAGTCGCCGCGAGTGCGACTGAAGCCGGAAAGCGCGTGCTCGATAAGTTCTCTGCGGCCTACGACAAGATGAATGCCGGCGAGGATGCGTTCATCAGGGAGGCGCTGAAGAATTCGAATTTCCGCGGCGGCCAGCTATGGGCTGCGGAAGGGGTCGGAATCGTCAGGAACTGGAACGATGCCGCCGACGCATTGCTGGCGGACGCCGGTCGCGGCGCGGCTTCCATCGAGCGCAGCAACGCGCTCGTGGCACTGCAGACCATGAGGCTTGAAGCGGCCCGCGTGCAGCGTCAGGTCGCGCTGTCCTTCTCGGCCACGGCCATGGACGACCTCAACGCCACGATGAAGGGTCTGGCCGAACGCCTCGATGCGCTGAAGGCAGCTATCAGCCAGGGTAGTAGCGCTCTCAGCGCGGCGGGGCTCCCGCCCGCGACTCTCGTTGAGCATGGCAACCGGCTCATTGCCGTGGCCTCCCGGACGTCCGACGTCGTGAAGGAAGCGGGCAACATCCGCGCAAGCGCGATGCTGGCTGGCGAGGGCAAGGCCAACGCGGCGCAATCGATCTCCACCTCGGGCGAGTATATAACCTATGTCAAAAAGGCGATGGCGGAGCTCAGCGCGCAGGCTGCGCATGACAGCAGCAGCGCCAAGACGCTTCTGATCGGGATCGTGGTGGTGTCGCTGCTCATTGCTGTGGCCGCCGCCATCTGGATCTCGCTCAATGTCAGCCGCGGGCTCGGGCGGGCCGTCGGTCTTGCCGGCGCGGTCGCCAGTGGCGATCTCAATCGGACGATCACGGTTTCCAGCAATGACGAGATCGGCGATCTCATCAAGTCTCTCAACGCCATGGTCGAGAAGCTTCGCCACATCGTCGCGGATGCCTTGACCGCCGCGCAGAACGTCTCGGCCGGAAGTCAGGAATTGTCGGCGAGCGCCGAGCAACTGTCGCAAGGTGCGACCGAACAGGCGTCCTCCGCGGAGGAGGCGTCCTCCTCGATGGAGGAAATGGCCGCCAACGTGAAGCAGAATGCCGAGAATGCCAACCAGACCGAGCAGATCGCCTCGCAGTCGGCCAGGGATGCGGAAGCCAGCGGCGCGGCCGTGGGCCGTGCCGTCGCGGCGATGCAGACCATCGCGGAGAAGATCACGATCGTGCAGGAGATTGCGCGCCAGACCGATCTTCTCGCCCTGAACGCGGCGGTCGAAGCCGCGCGCGCCGGCGAGCACGGCAAGGGATTTGCCGTGGTGGCCTCGGAGGTGCGCAAGCTCGCCGAGCGCAGCCAGACCGCGGCGGCCGAAATCGGCACGCTCTCGGCCGACACCGTCAAGGCGGCACAGGAGGCCGGGTCGATGCTTTCGAAGCTCGTCCCGGACATCAAGAAGACCGCGGAGCTGGTTGTCGAGATCACCGCCGCCTGCCGCGAGCAGGACGTCGGCTCGGCGCAGATCAACCAGGCCATCCAGCAGCTCGACAAGGTCGGTCAGCAGAATGCCAGCGCGTCCGAGCAGGTCTCCTCGACCTCGGAAGAACTCGCTTCGCAAGCCGAGCAGTTGCAGTCGACCATCTCGTTCTTCCGTATCGACGAGGGTGCGCAGGAGAAGGCTGGGGCCACGAAGGCTGGGACCACGATGCCGATCGACCGCGCAGTCGGCCAGCTCAAGGCGAAGGCCGCGGCCATGGCCGAGGCCGAGCGCGGCAGCAAGAAGCCGGCGAAGCCGCCGGTGCGGCGTCCGCAGAAGGTCGCCAACGCGGGCGGCTTCGCCTTCGCGATGCATGACGGAGCGGACGAGCACGACGCCGAATTCCATCGCTGA
- a CDS encoding chemotaxis protein CheW, with protein MVETAQYLTLGLAGETFGISIRNVREILDMRPIARLPHAPHFLLGMIDVRGSGYPIVDLRLKLDLPSVPATEATRIIILDVPMNGRLVGVGFVADCVFEVTDIDEQAIEPVPEVGGKWQSDYAAGIGRKGDKFVIIFDLAKLMAHDEILEGREADASRAA; from the coding sequence ATGGTCGAAACGGCTCAATATCTGACGCTCGGTCTGGCTGGCGAGACCTTCGGCATCAGCATTCGCAACGTCCGGGAGATTCTGGACATGCGGCCGATCGCACGCTTGCCGCATGCGCCGCATTTCCTGCTTGGGATGATCGATGTCCGCGGCAGCGGCTATCCCATCGTCGACCTGAGGCTCAAGCTCGACCTGCCGAGCGTACCCGCCACCGAGGCGACGCGCATCATCATCCTGGACGTTCCGATGAACGGTCGCCTAGTCGGCGTCGGGTTCGTCGCCGATTGCGTGTTCGAGGTCACCGATATCGACGAGCAGGCGATCGAGCCCGTGCCGGAGGTCGGCGGCAAATGGCAGTCCGACTATGCGGCCGGCATCGGGCGCAAGGGCGATAAGTTTGTCATCATCTTCGATCTCGCCAAGCTGATGGCGCATGACGAGATCCTGGAAGGGCGCGAAGCCGATGCATCTCGCGCCGCCTGA
- a CDS encoding methyl-accepting chemotaxis protein yields the protein MRFTVKAKLAGAFGVVVFLFIVAGAVSYMKLADMAATADTMVLRAKRMEKATEVEKIIWQQLRAEKNAILGTPSEADEFALNAAKLREQAAKTKDEVYALASEGGKKLLDNFASAYARMNVYQEETIRLAKTDKAKATERSMGDGRKVVADASEAMAAYVTNTKRQMAEQAVQSNEESRRAQLILIVLVVVSLIIAAISAVWISINISRSLAKAVGLADAVAIGDLSQKIDTTSNDEIGDLVKSLNAMTVNLNKTAAVANEISQGNLTVEAKPLSDKDTLGLALERMVEKLRQIVSEALTAAQNVSAGSQELSASAEQLSQGATEQASSAEEASSSMEEMASNVKQNADNANQTEKIAAQSAKDAEASGAAVGRAVNAMQTIAEKITIVQEIARQTDLLALNAAVEAARAGEHGKGFAVVASEVRKLAERSQAAAAEIGTLSADTVKVAQEAGAMLSKLVPDIKRTAELVEEITAACREQDVGSAQINQAIQQLDKVGQQNASASEQVSSTSEELASQAEQLQSTIAYFRIEQGGKSHAAAPIDRAVNQLRAKAATMAAAERPAKKPQGKPVRALKAAGGGGFALDMNAGEDDRDADFQR from the coding sequence ATGAGATTCACCGTCAAGGCTAAGCTCGCCGGCGCCTTCGGCGTCGTCGTCTTTCTGTTTATTGTGGCAGGCGCTGTAAGTTACATGAAGTTGGCCGACATGGCCGCGACCGCAGATACCATGGTGCTTCGCGCCAAGCGGATGGAAAAAGCGACCGAAGTCGAAAAGATCATTTGGCAGCAGCTCAGGGCGGAAAAGAACGCAATTCTGGGAACGCCAAGCGAAGCCGATGAATTCGCGTTGAACGCGGCCAAGCTCCGCGAGCAGGCGGCGAAGACCAAGGACGAGGTCTATGCGCTCGCCAGCGAAGGCGGCAAGAAGCTGCTCGACAACTTTGCGAGTGCCTACGCCAGAATGAACGTCTACCAGGAAGAGACGATCAGGCTGGCAAAGACAGACAAGGCCAAGGCAACGGAGCGCTCGATGGGTGACGGGCGCAAGGTGGTCGCGGACGCGTCGGAGGCGATGGCAGCCTATGTCACGAACACGAAGAGGCAGATGGCCGAACAGGCTGTGCAGTCCAATGAAGAGAGCCGTCGCGCCCAGTTGATTCTCATCGTCCTCGTCGTCGTCTCGCTCATCATTGCTGCGATCAGCGCAGTCTGGATTTCGATCAACATCAGCCGGTCTCTCGCCAAGGCCGTCGGGCTGGCGGATGCTGTCGCGATCGGCGACCTCAGCCAGAAGATCGATACTACGAGCAACGACGAGATCGGCGATCTCGTGAAATCCCTGAACGCGATGACCGTCAACCTCAACAAGACCGCGGCCGTCGCCAATGAGATCTCGCAAGGCAATCTGACGGTCGAAGCCAAGCCGCTGTCGGACAAGGACACGCTCGGTCTCGCGCTCGAACGCATGGTGGAGAAGCTTCGGCAGATCGTATCGGAGGCGCTCACTGCGGCGCAGAACGTCTCGGCCGGCAGCCAGGAGCTGTCCGCCAGTGCCGAGCAGCTCTCGCAGGGCGCGACCGAGCAGGCCTCGTCCGCGGAAGAGGCATCCTCCTCTATGGAAGAGATGGCCTCGAACGTGAAGCAGAACGCCGACAACGCCAACCAGACCGAGAAGATCGCAGCGCAATCCGCCAAGGACGCGGAGGCCAGCGGCGCCGCCGTCGGCCGCGCCGTCAACGCGATGCAGACCATCGCCGAGAAGATCACGATCGTGCAGGAGATCGCGCGGCAGACCGACCTGCTCGCCCTCAACGCCGCGGTCGAGGCCGCGCGCGCCGGCGAGCACGGCAAGGGCTTTGCGGTGGTGGCATCCGAAGTGCGCAAGCTCGCCGAACGCAGCCAGGCCGCCGCCGCCGAGATCGGCACGCTCTCGGCCGACACCGTCAAGGTGGCGCAGGAGGCCGGCGCCATGCTTTCCAAGCTTGTGCCGGACATCAAGAGGACCGCCGAGCTCGTCGAGGAGATCACCGCGGCCTGCCGCGAGCAGGACGTCGGCTCGGCGCAGATCAACCAGGCGATCCAGCAGCTCGACAAGGTCGGCCAGCAGAACGCCAGCGCCTCCGAACAGGTGTCCTCGACCTCGGAGGAACTCGCCTCGCAGGCCGAGCAGCTCCAGTCCACGATCGCCTATTTCCGCATCGAGCAGGGCGGAAAGAGCCACGCAGCTGCGCCGATCGACCGGGCGGTCAATCAGCTGCGGGCCAAGGCGGCGACGATGGCGGCAGCCGAGCGTCCGGCCAAGAAGCCGCAAGGCAAGCCGGTGCGAGCCCTCAAGGCTGCCGGTGGCGGCGGCTTCGCCCTCGACATGAACGCCGGGGAGGACGACCGGGACGCCGATTTCCAGCGCTAG
- a CDS encoding CheR family methyltransferase, producing MMLAVQDRTVRLSDRHFRTIADLIEGQVGIKLPPGKRLMLEGRLHKRVRALSFSGLNEYVENLFEADHFETELTHLIDVVTTNKTDFFREPQHFAFMRDVAVPALLKSHRRTSANLKIWSSASSTGMEAYTTAMVLDDMTRNGSRFQYRILGTDISTAVLRLAKTAIYTHDMLAPVPEHFVKRYFLSSRDSSRGEVRVVPELRRMTHFMRMNLMDSSYPVDRDVDVIFCRNVLIYFERETQRKVIEQLCNHLRPGGYLLVGHSESMIHSAVAGLKQVQPTIFQV from the coding sequence ATGATGCTCGCTGTGCAGGATAGGACGGTGCGTCTGTCGGACCGCCATTTCCGGACCATTGCCGATCTGATCGAAGGCCAGGTCGGCATCAAGCTGCCGCCCGGCAAGCGGCTGATGCTGGAGGGGCGGCTGCACAAGCGCGTGCGCGCGCTGAGCTTCTCCGGCCTCAACGAGTATGTCGAAAACCTGTTCGAGGCGGATCATTTCGAGACCGAGCTCACTCATCTCATCGATGTGGTGACGACCAACAAGACCGATTTCTTTCGCGAACCGCAGCACTTCGCCTTCATGCGCGACGTCGCGGTCCCTGCTCTGCTCAAGTCGCATCGACGGACCAGCGCGAACCTGAAGATCTGGAGCTCGGCGAGCTCCACCGGCATGGAGGCCTACACGACCGCGATGGTGCTGGACGACATGACGCGGAACGGCTCGCGCTTCCAGTACCGTATCCTCGGCACCGACATCTCGACCGCGGTGCTGCGCCTTGCCAAAACCGCGATCTACACCCATGACATGCTCGCTCCCGTGCCGGAGCATTTCGTGAAGCGATATTTCCTGTCGTCGCGCGACTCCTCGCGCGGCGAGGTGCGGGTCGTGCCGGAATTGCGGCGCATGACGCATTTCATGCGGATGAACCTCATGGACTCCTCCTACCCCGTCGATCGCGACGTCGACGTCATCTTCTGCCGCAACGTCCTGATCTATTTCGAGCGCGAGACCCAGCGCAAGGTGATCGAGCAATTGTGCAACCATCTGCGCCCCGGCGGCTATCTGCTGGTTGGACATTCGGAATCGATGATTCACAGTGCCGTGGCGGGCTTGAAGCAAGTTCAGCCAACCATTTTCCAGGTCTAG
- a CDS encoding chemotaxis response regulator protein-glutamate methylesterase, whose product MPREKVRVLIVDDSASVRQILQTILCEDPDIEVMGTASDPFVAVRRLEKEVPDVIILDLEMPRMDGMTFLRKIMAQHPIPVIICSSLTEEGSNVMFEAFEAGAVDIVPKPKIDTRQALFECSTRLREAVKSAARARVRPRAERRAIEKKLTADAIIPPPVQGRVRPTTERIVCIGASTGGTEALNDILEMLPAHCPPIVIVQHMPAGFTAAFARRLDGVCQIRVKEAEDGEPVLPGCAYIAPGARHMLLQRIGLRYQIAIKDGPPVSRHRPSVDVLFRSAAQHAGANALGVIMTGMGDDGARGMLEMRKLGASTRAQDEESCVVFGMPKEAIAHGGVEKVVSLHQIPREIMLWYQAGHAAAAG is encoded by the coding sequence ATGCCGAGGGAGAAAGTTCGCGTGCTGATCGTGGACGATTCGGCGTCGGTGCGCCAAATCCTGCAGACGATCCTTTGTGAGGATCCCGACATCGAGGTGATGGGGACCGCGTCAGATCCGTTCGTGGCGGTGCGCCGCCTCGAGAAGGAGGTACCCGACGTCATCATCCTCGATCTCGAAATGCCGCGGATGGACGGGATGACCTTCCTGCGCAAGATCATGGCGCAGCACCCGATCCCGGTGATCATCTGCTCCTCGCTGACCGAGGAGGGCTCGAACGTGATGTTCGAGGCATTCGAGGCCGGCGCGGTCGACATCGTGCCGAAGCCGAAGATCGACACGCGGCAGGCACTGTTCGAATGCTCGACACGGCTGCGCGAGGCCGTGAAGTCGGCCGCGCGCGCGCGGGTGCGCCCGCGTGCGGAACGCCGGGCCATCGAGAAGAAGCTGACCGCCGACGCCATCATCCCGCCACCGGTGCAGGGGCGGGTCCGGCCGACGACGGAACGCATCGTCTGCATCGGCGCGTCGACGGGCGGGACTGAAGCGCTCAACGACATCCTGGAGATGCTGCCGGCGCACTGTCCGCCGATCGTCATCGTCCAGCACATGCCGGCAGGCTTCACCGCGGCCTTCGCCAGGCGTCTCGACGGCGTCTGCCAGATCAGGGTCAAGGAGGCCGAGGACGGTGAGCCGGTGCTGCCGGGCTGCGCCTATATCGCGCCCGGCGCTCGTCACATGCTGCTCCAGCGCATCGGCCTGCGCTACCAGATCGCGATCAAGGACGGTCCGCCGGTGTCGCGGCATCGTCCGTCCGTCGACGTCTTGTTCCGCTCGGCGGCCCAGCATGCCGGCGCCAACGCGCTCGGCGTGATCATGACCGGCATGGGCGACGACGGCGCGCGCGGGATGCTGGAGATGCGCAAGCTCGGCGCCTCGACGCGGGCGCAGGACGAAGAGAGCTGCGTGGTGTTCGGCATGCCCAAGGAAGCCATCGCCCATGGCGGCGTCGAGAAGGTCGTTTCGCTCCATCAGATCCCGCGCGAGATCATGCTCTGGTATCAGGCCGGGCACGCCGCGGCGGCGGGTTGA
- a CDS encoding chemotaxis protein, protein MSVVPTDTFAEATSAIEDVSSRIEDVFARVGHELGRGHLIFKELNQGLATLSGELSGAEIEGAATALQEIAARLSELAQALPAESALLETIGKSTAGASSLLKPLFKHIQMITIIARSARIEAASLDGDREGFLAFTQEAYDLGKAVQRSIEDCARDQQRLSEAVATASGRQKEFESSYLAQLVSESAELGAAHSRLRDQRSKSSHLADRASSSTRKIAEAVGSAIISLQAGDSTRQRLEHVAHGLGFASERAPSLVPGPVPSDDGVRAICQLQAAQLKDAQREFGGDVGQIVGALSAILRDAGSVAGHGRTLFGGEEGGSSSFLTRIKQTLAHASNLIATCEGAGRSVDEALAIVEDTLAKFRQAIAGLAEASVDITLIGMNAGLKASHLGRRGSAFVVIANELKATADQVSVGAGRLRPVLDDIERSANGLKELRVQADPTQLAKLEPHILQALREVETGNERLGKLMSRLADEGAEFERLMNSAQGLMTTLGESSAALPAVATQLEAASGGAQGLQPTVQDRAILDDIFARYTMERERDVHRDVLQTLGLVSIAATRRVEAVEAADDGIELF, encoded by the coding sequence ATGTCCGTCGTTCCGACCGACACGTTCGCTGAAGCGACCTCGGCGATCGAGGACGTCTCCTCGCGCATCGAGGACGTCTTTGCGCGCGTCGGTCACGAACTCGGACGCGGCCACCTCATCTTCAAGGAGCTGAACCAGGGTCTGGCGACGCTCTCCGGCGAACTCTCGGGCGCCGAGATCGAAGGCGCTGCAACGGCGTTGCAGGAGATCGCCGCACGGCTGAGCGAACTGGCGCAGGCGCTACCGGCGGAGAGCGCCCTGCTGGAGACGATCGGCAAGAGCACGGCAGGGGCGTCTTCGCTCCTCAAGCCGCTGTTCAAGCATATCCAGATGATCACCATCATCGCGCGCAGCGCGCGGATCGAGGCGGCCTCGCTTGACGGCGACCGCGAGGGCTTTCTCGCCTTCACGCAGGAGGCCTATGATCTCGGCAAGGCCGTGCAGCGCTCGATCGAAGACTGCGCGCGGGACCAGCAGCGCCTGTCCGAGGCGGTCGCCACCGCCTCCGGCCGGCAGAAGGAGTTCGAGAGCAGCTATCTGGCTCAGCTGGTGTCGGAGAGCGCCGAACTTGGTGCGGCCCATTCCAGGCTACGCGATCAGCGCAGCAAGAGCTCCCATCTGGCCGACCGCGCAAGCTCCAGCACCAGGAAGATCGCGGAGGCGGTCGGCAGCGCAATCATCTCGCTGCAGGCGGGCGACAGCACGCGTCAACGTCTTGAACACGTGGCCCACGGCCTCGGCTTTGCGTCGGAACGCGCGCCGAGCCTCGTCCCCGGACCGGTTCCGAGCGATGACGGCGTGCGTGCGATTTGTCAGTTGCAGGCGGCCCAACTCAAGGATGCTCAGCGCGAGTTCGGCGGCGACGTCGGCCAGATCGTCGGTGCGCTGTCCGCGATCCTGCGCGATGCAGGCAGCGTCGCCGGCCATGGCCGTACGCTGTTTGGCGGCGAGGAGGGCGGCTCGTCGTCGTTCCTGACACGCATCAAGCAGACGCTGGCGCACGCGTCGAACCTGATCGCCACCTGCGAGGGCGCCGGTCGCTCGGTCGACGAGGCGCTCGCGATCGTCGAGGACACGCTGGCAAAATTTCGCCAGGCGATCGCCGGGCTTGCCGAGGCGAGCGTCGACATCACGCTGATCGGAATGAATGCCGGCCTCAAGGCGAGCCATCTCGGCCGCCGCGGCAGCGCCTTCGTCGTCATCGCCAACGAACTCAAGGCGACCGCCGACCAAGTCTCGGTGGGGGCCGGGCGCCTGAGGCCCGTGCTCGACGATATCGAGCGTTCGGCCAACGGGCTGAAGGAGCTCCGCGTGCAGGCTGATCCCACACAGCTTGCCAAGCTCGAGCCGCACATCCTTCAGGCGCTGCGCGAGGTCGAGACCGGCAATGAACGGCTCGGCAAGCTGATGAGCCGGCTCGCCGACGAAGGCGCGGAATTCGAGAGGTTGATGAATTCGGCCCAGGGTCTGATGACGACGCTCGGCGAAAGCTCCGCGGCTTTGCCTGCGGTCGCCACGCAGCTCGAGGCGGCGAGCGGGGGCGCGCAGGGGCTACAGCCGACCGTGCAAGACCGGGCGATACTCGACGATATCTTCGCGCGTTACACGATGGAGCGTGAGCGGGATGTTCATCGCGACGTCTTGCAAACACTCGGATTAGTGTCGATCGCCGCCACGCGCCGGGTCGAGGCGGTCGAGGCCGCGGATGACGGCATAGAATTGTTCTGA
- a CDS encoding CHRD domain-containing protein yields MRKAKHRVGVTMLGTMMLGGLLIVTAAPSRAEVVKLQAALKGSNEVPPNNSSGSGKAEAAFDTATKVLTYTVTYAGLTGPAMGAHFHGPGEAGKNAGIVLPFKTVQSPIQGSATLTDAQAADLLAGKWYANIHTAANPGGELRGQMMK; encoded by the coding sequence ATGAGGAAAGCCAAGCATCGGGTCGGCGTGACAATGTTGGGAACGATGATGCTGGGCGGACTGCTCATCGTCACTGCCGCGCCGTCACGTGCGGAGGTCGTCAAGCTGCAGGCCGCCCTCAAGGGCAGCAATGAAGTGCCTCCGAACAACTCCTCCGGTTCAGGCAAGGCCGAGGCTGCGTTCGATACTGCGACGAAGGTCCTGACCTATACGGTTACATATGCCGGTCTGACTGGTCCGGCGATGGGGGCTCATTTTCATGGTCCGGGTGAGGCGGGCAAGAACGCCGGCATCGTTTTGCCCTTCAAGACGGTCCAAAGCCCCATCCAAGGCAGCGCCACGCTCACGGACGCTCAGGCGGCCGATCTGTTGGCCGGGAAGTGGTACGCGAACATCCACACGGCTGCGAACCCGGGCGGCGAACTGCGCGGGCAGATGATGAAGTAG
- a CDS encoding VanZ family protein, which produces MRRNHLIAAAGICLALIAYATLARLAGRPALMGHAEAYWIVVIERFSAYGLLGFLLSFLLPGRLALACSLVIAVAIGLEILQALTPDRDPGFLDVLQKAAGGTVGVILAQTILAFLPRPPA; this is translated from the coding sequence ATGCGTCGAAATCACCTCATCGCAGCCGCAGGAATCTGCCTCGCCCTCATCGCCTATGCCACTTTGGCAAGGCTGGCGGGAAGGCCGGCGCTGATGGGGCATGCCGAGGCCTACTGGATCGTCGTCATCGAACGGTTCAGCGCCTACGGCCTGTTGGGTTTCCTCCTGTCCTTCCTGCTGCCGGGCCGGCTCGCTTTGGCCTGCTCGCTTGTCATCGCTGTCGCAATCGGACTGGAAATCCTGCAAGCGTTGACACCCGATCGCGATCCAGGCTTCCTGGACGTGCTGCAAAAGGCGGCGGGAGGTACCGTCGGTGTCATCCTCGCCCAGACGATCCTGGCCTTCCTGCCCCGGCCGCCAGCCTGA
- a CDS encoding EAL domain-containing protein, with protein MRQQRPNLSFVALVLASMMAFGLAGHFAAEAVIRHQQAHQLNELTEVVLRRSEFAVDFAASSLDELARRDLASCEPAALQAIRLHVYQRSAIKDVRLVNPDGSVICSAYSETLEFDKGWADRHDMLSSRDKALSLFRVEQFGGDALGVLKDVNRSSALVAIVGINANLFDLMPAELRAHSEVILALSNGEKLGEFRLDADRPLLGPISFDRHSARFPLHATIRLEHSVLSSWNSEAYWPVLLVALGLGALFGILLARSRRMEGPVADLDRALAAGEFKPYYQPIFDLRTGRITGCEILARWVRRDGSVVPPMNFIPLAESSGRVQVMTWQILRSALSDLRPVLRAEKAFKMSVNVVPGHLLSAGFVETLRRTVLTARVSARQIVVEVTERDELDDLAHAAAVVAELRDHGFRVAIDDVGVGHSGLSRLKGLGANTIKIDKFFVDTVTLDASTTTIVEMLVALARDFRMTVVAEGIETEEQRQALIASGVEEGQGYLVAAPLPFPKFSELVDSRKHSASAAPPGDVLVA; from the coding sequence ATGAGACAGCAGCGACCGAACCTCTCGTTTGTGGCGCTCGTGCTTGCGAGCATGATGGCGTTCGGGTTGGCGGGCCATTTCGCGGCAGAGGCCGTCATTCGCCATCAGCAGGCGCACCAGCTCAACGAGCTGACAGAGGTCGTTCTGCGCCGCTCCGAATTTGCAGTCGATTTTGCCGCATCCAGCCTGGACGAGCTCGCGAGGCGTGATCTTGCAAGCTGCGAGCCGGCAGCACTGCAAGCCATCCGGCTCCACGTCTACCAGCGCTCGGCCATCAAGGACGTTCGGCTCGTCAATCCCGACGGATCGGTGATCTGCTCGGCCTATTCCGAGACGCTCGAGTTCGACAAGGGATGGGCAGATCGCCACGACATGCTGTCCTCGCGCGACAAGGCGCTCTCGCTGTTCCGCGTGGAGCAGTTCGGCGGCGACGCATTGGGCGTGCTCAAGGACGTCAATCGCAGCTCCGCCCTGGTCGCCATTGTCGGCATCAATGCCAATCTGTTCGATCTCATGCCCGCCGAGTTGCGCGCGCACAGCGAGGTGATCCTCGCCTTGAGCAATGGCGAGAAGCTCGGCGAATTCCGGCTCGATGCCGACAGACCCTTGCTCGGTCCGATCAGCTTCGACAGGCATTCCGCGCGGTTTCCGCTTCATGCCACGATCCGGCTCGAGCACTCAGTCCTTTCGAGCTGGAACAGCGAGGCGTATTGGCCGGTGCTCTTGGTGGCCCTTGGACTTGGTGCACTCTTCGGCATCCTGCTGGCACGCAGCCGCCGGATGGAAGGGCCGGTCGCCGATCTCGATCGCGCCCTCGCAGCCGGCGAATTCAAGCCATACTACCAACCCATCTTCGACCTCAGGACGGGCCGGATCACGGGCTGCGAGATTCTGGCGCGCTGGGTTCGCCGGGACGGCTCGGTGGTGCCGCCGATGAACTTCATTCCGCTGGCCGAGTCCAGCGGGCGCGTCCAGGTGATGACCTGGCAGATCCTGAGATCGGCGCTCTCCGACCTGCGGCCTGTGCTGAGGGCGGAGAAGGCCTTCAAGATGTCTGTGAATGTCGTGCCCGGGCACCTGCTGAGTGCCGGCTTTGTCGAAACGCTGCGGCGCACGGTTCTGACGGCGAGAGTCTCCGCACGCCAGATCGTGGTCGAAGTTACCGAACGTGACGAGCTCGATGATCTCGCGCACGCCGCGGCTGTGGTGGCCGAGCTGCGTGACCATGGCTTCCGGGTCGCCATCGACGACGTCGGCGTTGGCCATAGTGGGCTGTCGCGACTGAAGGGGCTCGGCGCCAACACGATCAAGATCGACAAGTTCTTCGTCGACACCGTTACCCTGGATGCATCGACCACAACGATCGTCGAGATGTTGGTCGCGCTCGCCAGGGACTTCCGAATGACGGTCGTGGCCGAAGGAATCGAGACGGAGGAGCAGCGCCAGGCCCTGATCGCGTCCGGCGTCGAAGAAGGACAGGGCTATCTCGTCGCCGCACCGCTTCCGTTTCCGAAGTTCAGCGAGCTCGTCGATTCACGCAAGCACTCCGCATCCGCAGCGCCGCCTGGCGATGTCTTGGTGGCCTGA